A genomic stretch from Juglans microcarpa x Juglans regia isolate MS1-56 chromosome 3S, Jm3101_v1.0, whole genome shotgun sequence includes:
- the LOC121256968 gene encoding inositol-tetrakisphosphate 1-kinase 3-like isoform X2, with product MKLNGEIEEDEEEEKMAKSLNLQTYSTGIGFPQLQSQNLVVGYALTSKKKKSFLQPKLIRLAWNKGIFFVAIDLNRPLSDQGPFDVVLHKLSGKDWCNIIEDYRQKHPEVTVLDPPDAIEHLHNRQSMLQDVTDLNLSDCHGKVGVPRQLVISKDPSSIPHEVNKAGLQLPLVVKPLIVDGSAKSHELFLAYDQFSLAELEPPLVLQEFVNHGGILFKVYIVGEIIKVVRRFSLPNFSKHELEKVAGVFCFPRVSSASASADDADLEPSVAEHPPQLLLEKLARELRHRLGLRLFNIDIIREHGTRDVFYVIDINYFPEQA from the exons ATGAAGCTGAACGGTGAAATcgaagaagatgaggaagaggaGAAGATGGCCAAGAGCTTGAATTTGCAGACGTATTCGACCGGCATCGGGTTCCCTCAGTTACAGTCGCAAAACCTCGTCGTCGGGTACGCATTGACatctaaaaagaagaagagcTTCTTGCAGCCAAAGCTTATCCGCCTCGCTTG GAATAAGGGGATATTCTTTGTAGCCATTGATTTAAACAGGCCTCTGTCAGATCAAGGTCCTTTTGATGTTGTTTTGCATAAG TTGTCAGGAAAGGATTGGTGCAACATCATTGAG GATTACAGGCAAAAACATCCTGAAGTGACAGTCCTTGATCCTCCAGATGCCATAGAACATCTGCACAATCGTCAGTCCATGCTTCAGGATGTGACAGATTTAAACTTGTCTGACTGCCATG GCAAGGTTGGTGTTCCAAGGCAGCTGGTCATTTCAAAAGATCCATCGTCTATTCCTCATGAAGTTAATAAAGCTGGGTTACAGTTGCCACTGG TTGTAAAGCCTTTGATCGTGGATGGAAGTGCCAAGTCACACGAACTGTTTCTTGCTTATGATCAATTCTCCCTTGCTGAACTTGAACCTCCTCTGGTTCTTCAGGAGTTTGTTAACCATG GTGGCATTCTCTTCAAAGTTTATATTGTTGGGGAAATCATAAAGGTTGTAAGGCGTTTCTCTCTACCTAATTTCAGTAAGCATGAGCTAGAAAAAGTTGCTGGTGTGTTCTGTTTCCCAAGGGTTTCATCCGCTTCTGCTTCCGCAGATGATGCAGATCTGGAACCTAGTGTTGCTG AACATCCTCCACAACTTCTGCTGGAGAAGCTTGCAAGGGAGCTCCGTCACCGATTG GGTCTTCGGTTGTTCAATATAGATATAATTCGAGAGCATGGGACCAGAGATGTATTTTATGTCATTGACATCAACTACTTTCCTG AGCAAGCATAA
- the LOC121256969 gene encoding (-)-germacrene D synthase-like, translated as MSLQVSAVAAPTAQNHVMPEINRRSANFQPSIWGDHFLSYASEFLETDVKMRQQIEELKENVRTMLTATVEKPSQKLNLVDAIQRLGVSYHFDNEIQAILQQLQKTHESDDPENNDDLYTVALLFRLLRQDGYYVSCDMFNKFKDIKGNFKGLLCNDVKGILSLYEATHLRVKGEDILDEALVFTTTHLDQSVCGPLAAQVTHALKQPIRKGLQRLEARHYFSVYQEEASHDKVLLKFAKLDFNLLQKVHQKELSDIASWWKDLDFPRKLPFIRDRVVECYFWILGVYFEPQYCFARRMLTKVISMTSVIDDIYDVYGTIEELDLFTEAIERWDMSAADKLPEYMKMSYQALLDVYTEMEQNLGKEKSYRVHYALEAMKNQVRAYHHEAKWFHQKYIPTMDEYMPLALVTSAYAMLATTSLVGMGEIVTKDSFEWLFSDPKMVTASAVVCRLMDDIVSHKFEQKRGHVASAVECYMTQHSVTEEEAVHELSKQVTDAWKDINKECLYPTEVPMPILMRVLNLARVIDVVYKDEDGYTHAGIVLKDFVASLMVDPLPL; from the exons ATGTCTCTTCAAGTTTCAGCAGTAGCTGCTCCAACAGCTCAGAATCATGTTATGCCAGAAATTAACCGTCGCTCAGCAAATTTTCAACCCAGCATTTGGGGTGACCATTTCCTCTCATATGCTTCTGAATTCCTG GAAACTGATGtgaaaatgaggcaacaaattGAGGAATTGAAGGAAAATGTGAGGACGATGCTCACCGCTACGGTTGAGAAGCCTTCACAAAAACTGAACTTGGTTGATGCAATTCAGCGCTTAGGCGTGTCTTACCATTTCGACAATGAGATTCAAGCAATTCTGCAACAACTGCAGAAGACTCATGAAAGTGATGACCCTGAAAATAATGATGACCTCTACACTGTTGCCCTGCTGTTTCGACTACTTAGACAAGACGGCTATTACGTTTCGTGTG ATATGTTCAACAAGTTCAAGGACATCAAAGGGAATTTTAAGGGATTGCTTTGCAATGATGTGAAAGGAATTTTAAGCTTGTATGAAGCCACACATCTCCGAGTAAAAGGTGAAGATATATTGGATGAGGCTCTTGTCTTCACTACCACACATCTTGATCAATCTGTATGCGGGCCTCTAGCAGCACAAGTAACCCATGCCTTGAAACAGCCTATCCGAAAAGGACTACAAAGGCTAGAGGCAAGGCATTACTTTTCTGTATACCAAGAAGAAGCTTCACATGATAAAGTTCTTCTTAAGTTTGCAAAGTTGGATTTCAACCTATTGCAAAAAGTGCACCAGAAAGAACTTTCTGACATTGCCAG CTGGTGGAAAGACTTGGACTTTCCAAGGAAGCTACCCTTTATCAGAGACAGGGTGGTTGAGTGCTATTTTTGGATACTGGGAGTGTACTTTGAGCCCCAATATTGCTTTGCTAGGAGGATGCTAACCAAAGTGATCTCCATGACCTCTGTTATTGATGATATCTATGATGTGTATGGTACAATTGAAGAACTTGACCTCTTTACGGAAGCAATCGAGAG GTGGGATATGAGTGCTGCAGATAAACTCCCGGAGTACATGAAGATGAGTTACCAGGCACTCCTAGACGTTTACACTGAAATGGAGCAAAAcctaggaaaagaaaaatcgtATCGTGTTCACTATGCATTAGAAGCA ATGAAGAATCAAGTTAGAGCATACCACCATGAAGCCAAATGGTTCCACCAGAAATACATACCAACAATGGACGAATATATGCCCCTTGCTCTTGTTACCTCTGCCTACGCAATGTTAGCAACCACATCCTTAGTCGGAATGGGAGAAATTGTCACAAAGGATTCCTTCGAATGGTTGTTCAGTGACCCTAAAATGGTCACAGCCTCAGCAGTGGTTTGCCGACTCATGGATGACATCGTGTCACACAAG TTTGAGCAAAAGAGAGGGCACGTTGCTTCGGCTGTTGAATGCTACATGACACAGCACAGTGTTACAGAGGAAGAAGCAGTCCATGAATTGAGTAAACAAGTGACAGATGCATGGAAGGATATAAACAAAGAGTGCCTCTACCCAACCGAAGTCCCCATGCCAATTCTCATGCGAGTTCTCAACCTTGCACGTGTCATTGATGTCGTATACAAGGATGAAGATGGCTACACACATGCTGGAATTGTGCTCAAAGATTTTGTAGCGTCTTTAATGGTGGATCCTCTGCCCTTATAA
- the LOC121256968 gene encoding inositol-tetrakisphosphate 1-kinase 3-like isoform X3 — MISFNSLILTFLFSVFPFSLWKDYRQKHPEVTVLDPPDAIEHLHNRQSMLQDVTDLNLSDCHGKVGVPRQLVISKDPSSIPHEVNKAGLQLPLVVKPLIVDGSAKSHELFLAYDQFSLAELEPPLVLQEFVNHGGILFKVYIVGEIIKVVRRFSLPNFSKHELEKVAGVFCFPRVSSASASADDADLEPSVAEHPPQLLLEKLARELRHRLGLRLFNIDIIREHGTRDVFYVIDINYFPGYGKMPDYEHIFTDFLLSIVQSKHKKRPTA; from the exons ATGATTTCTTTCAATTCATTGAT ACttacttttctcttttctgtttttcctttttccctttgGAAGGATTACAGGCAAAAACATCCTGAAGTGACAGTCCTTGATCCTCCAGATGCCATAGAACATCTGCACAATCGTCAGTCCATGCTTCAGGATGTGACAGATTTAAACTTGTCTGACTGCCATG GCAAGGTTGGTGTTCCAAGGCAGCTGGTCATTTCAAAAGATCCATCGTCTATTCCTCATGAAGTTAATAAAGCTGGGTTACAGTTGCCACTGG TTGTAAAGCCTTTGATCGTGGATGGAAGTGCCAAGTCACACGAACTGTTTCTTGCTTATGATCAATTCTCCCTTGCTGAACTTGAACCTCCTCTGGTTCTTCAGGAGTTTGTTAACCATG GTGGCATTCTCTTCAAAGTTTATATTGTTGGGGAAATCATAAAGGTTGTAAGGCGTTTCTCTCTACCTAATTTCAGTAAGCATGAGCTAGAAAAAGTTGCTGGTGTGTTCTGTTTCCCAAGGGTTTCATCCGCTTCTGCTTCCGCAGATGATGCAGATCTGGAACCTAGTGTTGCTG AACATCCTCCACAACTTCTGCTGGAGAAGCTTGCAAGGGAGCTCCGTCACCGATTG GGTCTTCGGTTGTTCAATATAGATATAATTCGAGAGCATGGGACCAGAGATGTATTTTATGTCATTGACATCAACTACTTTCCTG GGTACGGGAAAATGCCGGACTACGAGCACATATTTACAGATTTCCTTCTGAGCATTGTGCAGAGCAAGCATAAGAAGAGACCTACTGCTTAA
- the LOC121256968 gene encoding inositol-tetrakisphosphate 1-kinase 3-like isoform X1, with protein MKLNGEIEEDEEEEKMAKSLNLQTYSTGIGFPQLQSQNLVVGYALTSKKKKSFLQPKLIRLAWNKGIFFVAIDLNRPLSDQGPFDVVLHKLSGKDWCNIIEDYRQKHPEVTVLDPPDAIEHLHNRQSMLQDVTDLNLSDCHGKVGVPRQLVISKDPSSIPHEVNKAGLQLPLVVKPLIVDGSAKSHELFLAYDQFSLAELEPPLVLQEFVNHGGILFKVYIVGEIIKVVRRFSLPNFSKHELEKVAGVFCFPRVSSASASADDADLEPSVAEHPPQLLLEKLARELRHRLGLRLFNIDIIREHGTRDVFYVIDINYFPGYGKMPDYEHIFTDFLLSIVQSKHKKRPTA; from the exons ATGAAGCTGAACGGTGAAATcgaagaagatgaggaagaggaGAAGATGGCCAAGAGCTTGAATTTGCAGACGTATTCGACCGGCATCGGGTTCCCTCAGTTACAGTCGCAAAACCTCGTCGTCGGGTACGCATTGACatctaaaaagaagaagagcTTCTTGCAGCCAAAGCTTATCCGCCTCGCTTG GAATAAGGGGATATTCTTTGTAGCCATTGATTTAAACAGGCCTCTGTCAGATCAAGGTCCTTTTGATGTTGTTTTGCATAAG TTGTCAGGAAAGGATTGGTGCAACATCATTGAG GATTACAGGCAAAAACATCCTGAAGTGACAGTCCTTGATCCTCCAGATGCCATAGAACATCTGCACAATCGTCAGTCCATGCTTCAGGATGTGACAGATTTAAACTTGTCTGACTGCCATG GCAAGGTTGGTGTTCCAAGGCAGCTGGTCATTTCAAAAGATCCATCGTCTATTCCTCATGAAGTTAATAAAGCTGGGTTACAGTTGCCACTGG TTGTAAAGCCTTTGATCGTGGATGGAAGTGCCAAGTCACACGAACTGTTTCTTGCTTATGATCAATTCTCCCTTGCTGAACTTGAACCTCCTCTGGTTCTTCAGGAGTTTGTTAACCATG GTGGCATTCTCTTCAAAGTTTATATTGTTGGGGAAATCATAAAGGTTGTAAGGCGTTTCTCTCTACCTAATTTCAGTAAGCATGAGCTAGAAAAAGTTGCTGGTGTGTTCTGTTTCCCAAGGGTTTCATCCGCTTCTGCTTCCGCAGATGATGCAGATCTGGAACCTAGTGTTGCTG AACATCCTCCACAACTTCTGCTGGAGAAGCTTGCAAGGGAGCTCCGTCACCGATTG GGTCTTCGGTTGTTCAATATAGATATAATTCGAGAGCATGGGACCAGAGATGTATTTTATGTCATTGACATCAACTACTTTCCTG GGTACGGGAAAATGCCGGACTACGAGCACATATTTACAGATTTCCTTCTGAGCATTGTGCAGAGCAAGCATAAGAAGAGACCTACTGCTTAA